In Rubripirellula tenax, the following are encoded in one genomic region:
- a CDS encoding sensor histidine kinase: MIITFGAFIGAISSCLPADVTATPVINDSDLDEWQLKRLSVSQLEQRIATIDRQLRSLAKPSFRTGVAAVGYRSQEQSIQATTDWIQVTLNKPAIIDQVVLVPTIWRDSLLGFQADAFPLEFCVRIGDGADEDGEIVGRYGAKDRLLPRVAPVVVSFPARKASWARIEVNTLSPRGWDGAFLLQLSEILIFSGHVNVALRQAVETSSNFGFDHSPWDSEYLVDGFVPYLMDASQGRPSLAFVSEISRDRMVSLTIDLGKPEWISEVRLHATDVSDTAPQSQPENFGIPSQLVIKGANLPDFSDGVRLVEHTSGSPYDSGPILTTRFSKTCCRYVQLEIVNPFVVPEGMVRRTGAWLGFAEIEILASGQNVALNKNVKANTVFIRAQKGRLLSSLTDGRNMLGKILPTRQWLSELATRHDLEKERPRVAAELSSRYRQQKANLIRMSWLAGLLILIVICTILVERITRRRAVLQTRERIAADLHDELGANLHAIALLGDLAQAATDSPDRVKNMLQRSRALTERSGEALRYCSNMLVSDGLFGDLEENMRRCADHVTADLDHELTLESAGVDMEVKPRVRVDLFLFYKECLTNILRHAHATKVTTVLRFDGNHLYLTVTDNGCGLNQSRSNRVPKSLRRRARLLSARVSATDVVDGGTKVELKLRTRYFGLQSRKSINVAEYPHHDDRR; this comes from the coding sequence TTGATCATCACGTTCGGTGCTTTTATCGGAGCGATTTCGTCGTGCCTACCTGCTGACGTGACAGCTACTCCGGTCATAAACGATAGTGACTTAGACGAATGGCAACTGAAACGGCTTTCGGTCTCCCAGCTGGAACAGCGTATTGCGACCATCGATCGGCAACTAAGATCGTTGGCGAAGCCGAGCTTCAGAACAGGGGTCGCGGCGGTTGGCTATCGATCGCAAGAGCAGTCTATTCAGGCGACGACCGACTGGATCCAAGTCACTCTCAACAAGCCAGCCATCATCGATCAGGTTGTACTCGTCCCGACAATTTGGCGAGATTCATTACTTGGATTTCAAGCCGATGCATTCCCACTCGAATTCTGCGTTCGCATCGGCGACGGAGCTGATGAAGATGGTGAAATTGTCGGAAGATATGGAGCCAAGGATCGGCTCTTGCCGCGAGTTGCCCCTGTTGTCGTTTCGTTCCCTGCAAGAAAAGCGTCTTGGGCTCGAATTGAAGTGAATACACTTTCACCACGCGGATGGGACGGGGCTTTCCTGTTGCAACTGAGCGAAATCCTTATCTTCAGTGGTCATGTTAATGTTGCTTTAAGACAAGCTGTTGAGACGTCTTCGAACTTCGGATTTGACCATTCACCATGGGATTCGGAATATTTAGTCGATGGATTTGTTCCCTATTTGATGGACGCCTCGCAAGGGAGACCAAGCCTGGCTTTCGTCAGCGAGATCAGTCGTGACCGAATGGTCTCACTGACCATTGATCTTGGGAAGCCTGAATGGATCAGCGAAGTCCGCCTCCATGCGACCGACGTGAGCGACACGGCTCCTCAGTCGCAACCAGAAAACTTTGGAATTCCTAGCCAGCTCGTCATTAAGGGAGCAAACCTGCCAGATTTTTCCGACGGTGTCAGACTTGTCGAACATACATCGGGGTCACCTTACGATTCAGGTCCGATTTTAACGACGCGTTTTTCCAAAACGTGTTGCCGTTACGTTCAATTGGAAATAGTCAACCCATTTGTGGTCCCCGAAGGCATGGTACGCCGAACCGGCGCGTGGCTGGGGTTCGCAGAAATCGAAATTCTCGCGAGCGGTCAAAATGTTGCGCTGAACAAGAACGTAAAAGCAAACACTGTGTTTATAAGAGCACAAAAGGGCCGTTTGCTGAGTTCGTTGACAGACGGACGCAATATGCTGGGCAAGATCCTGCCAACGCGTCAGTGGCTTTCTGAGCTCGCCACGCGGCACGACCTTGAAAAAGAGCGCCCCCGTGTTGCTGCGGAGCTGAGCTCGAGATATCGACAACAGAAAGCAAACTTAATCCGCATGAGCTGGTTGGCCGGCCTGCTCATTCTCATCGTCATCTGCACTATTCTGGTCGAGCGTATAACCCGGCGAAGAGCCGTTTTGCAAACTCGGGAGCGGATCGCAGCAGACCTGCACGATGAACTTGGGGCCAATCTACACGCCATCGCTTTGCTAGGCGATCTTGCTCAGGCAGCTACGGACTCTCCCGATCGAGTCAAGAACATGCTGCAACGAAGCCGCGCATTGACCGAACGTAGTGGTGAGGCTTTGCGGTACTGTTCCAATATGTTGGTTTCTGACGGACTATTTGGTGACTTGGAAGAAAACATGCGACGATGTGCTGATCATGTAACGGCGGATTTGGATCACGAGCTGACGCTGGAATCTGCTGGCGTTGATATGGAAGTCAAGCCTCGCGTCCGAGTTGACCTCTTTCTGTTTTATAAAGAGTGTCTCACCAACATCCTTCGGCACGCGCACGCGACGAAAGTAACCACGGTTCTGAGGTTTGACGGAAACCATCTCTACCTGACGGTAACCGATAATGGATGTGGACTCAATCAATCTCGGTCCAATCGGGTGCCTAAGTCCCTTCGTCGTCGAGCTCGTTTGCTTAGTGCCCGTGTTTCTGCCACTGATGTGGTGGACGGTGGCACAAAAGTTGAACTGAAGTTACGGACTCGATACTTCGGCCTTCAATCACGAAAGAGTATAAATGTTGCAGAATATCCGCATCATGATGATCGAAGATAG
- a CDS encoding DUF1559 domain-containing protein — protein MKNFRRQFGFTLVELLVVIAIIGVLVGLLLPAVQAAREAARRMSCSNNFKQIGLALHNYHSAYKQLPKQAGGTFSNAFNSAGRTTAEVPTSNNGHQLSWLVGLTPFFEQQALWEQITNPLLDPVSGTASFPAMGPHPMRTLANHTAARYEPWLTEVSSLRCPSDPGTGLPSQGRTNYAACLGDSTAHSNGRHSSNGNTTDTNVERAIACLRGVFIPTDVSRFRDILDGLSNTIAAGEIPTDLGDMDVRTQVAKNESATSNRFWQQNGRRTCEAQRDPERPQFWGPSYVTPASENVENRRGYKWAAGTFLNTGMTTHMPPNGILCSRNQSNFVSYGSDFPPGSRHQGGCHVLMADGAIKFITDSIESGDRDSASVGTLGGTLPAGSQSPFGLWGALGTRATKEVINEDF, from the coding sequence ATGAAGAATTTTAGACGTCAGTTTGGCTTTACCCTGGTAGAGCTCCTGGTTGTGATTGCCATCATTGGGGTGTTGGTTGGGCTGCTTCTGCCCGCGGTGCAGGCGGCTCGCGAAGCCGCTCGGAGAATGAGTTGCAGCAACAATTTTAAGCAGATCGGATTGGCGCTCCACAATTACCACTCTGCCTATAAGCAGCTTCCTAAGCAGGCTGGCGGGACTTTCTCAAATGCATTTAATTCGGCAGGGCGGACTACCGCGGAAGTGCCGACGTCAAACAATGGACATCAGCTTAGCTGGCTTGTCGGGTTGACGCCCTTTTTCGAGCAGCAGGCGCTGTGGGAGCAAATTACTAATCCTCTTCTCGATCCAGTCAGTGGGACTGCCAGTTTTCCGGCCATGGGGCCTCATCCCATGCGGACGCTAGCCAACCACACGGCGGCCCGTTATGAGCCGTGGCTTACCGAGGTTTCCTCGCTCCGGTGCCCGAGTGACCCCGGAACAGGTCTTCCTTCGCAGGGCCGTACAAACTACGCGGCTTGCCTCGGGGATAGCACCGCACATTCGAACGGAAGGCATAGCAGTAACGGTAACACGACCGACACAAATGTTGAACGCGCGATCGCATGTTTGCGAGGTGTTTTTATCCCGACCGATGTGTCGCGGTTTCGTGATATCTTGGACGGCTTGTCGAACACGATTGCAGCTGGCGAGATCCCCACAGATCTTGGAGACATGGATGTTCGTACTCAAGTTGCCAAGAATGAATCTGCCACTTCCAACCGATTCTGGCAGCAAAACGGGCGGCGCACTTGCGAGGCCCAGCGGGATCCCGAGCGACCACAGTTTTGGGGGCCTAGCTACGTGACGCCAGCTTCGGAGAACGTGGAGAATCGACGGGGCTATAAGTGGGCGGCAGGCACGTTTCTCAATACCGGCATGACCACTCACATGCCGCCAAACGGCATACTTTGCTCGCGTAACCAATCGAATTTCGTGTCGTACGGCTCGGACTTCCCGCCGGGGAGTCGGCATCAAGGGGGGTGCCATGTGCTGATGGCGGATGGGGCGATAAAGTTCATAACGGATTCGATCGAATCAGGGGACCGGGACTCAGCCAGCGTCGGAACCCTGGGCGGAACGCTGCCGGCAGGTAGTCAGAGTCCTTTTGGGCTTTGGGGTGCCTTGGGAACACGTGCAACCAAGGAAGTCATTAACGAAGATTTTTGA
- a CDS encoding sulfatase family protein, with the protein MATINQQTDERIHGMTRAGILLAFAALFSGVSVRAAEQPNIIFIFADDWGYGDLGIHGSDFCETPRLDRMAKQGIDFQNFTVDHPVCSPSRTAVMTGQFPARHSVHQHFATIAHHRRAGMPDWLDPQAPMLPRILRDAGYATAHFGKWHLCNDQVPDGPMPPAYGYDEFGAFNLPSAATEQMPTAETCSRAVDFIKRHKDRPFFVNLWLHETHTPHYPLEKHLKQFEHLNEQQQVYAAVVAEADAGVGSVLDALKECGIDENTLVIFSSDNGPERTGKKKEQDDVSTGPGLGSFYSVGETGKLKGRKRSLYAGGVRVPFIARWPGVVPSGKTDRDSVLTAVDLLPTFATLAGATLPDGYQPDGINIMSALKGESFQRGLPIFWEWAPARNHPEMWPHQGIRDGKWKLLLNKKLGRAELYDIDTDWAETSDLSQAHPETVDQLTQQIDAWKKTLPTNPPESCFSKLRSEPAGSTSK; encoded by the coding sequence TTGGCGACGATCAATCAACAAACAGACGAAAGGATCCATGGTATGACGAGAGCGGGAATCTTATTGGCATTTGCGGCGCTGTTCTCCGGAGTTTCTGTGCGGGCTGCGGAGCAGCCGAACATTATTTTCATCTTCGCTGATGACTGGGGCTACGGCGATTTGGGGATCCATGGAAGCGACTTCTGTGAAACGCCCCGCCTCGATCGCATGGCGAAGCAAGGAATTGACTTCCAGAATTTCACCGTGGACCATCCGGTCTGCTCGCCCAGTCGCACCGCGGTCATGACGGGTCAGTTTCCGGCTCGCCACAGTGTGCATCAACACTTTGCCACGATCGCCCATCATCGCCGGGCCGGCATGCCCGACTGGCTGGATCCACAAGCACCCATGCTGCCGCGCATTCTGCGGGATGCGGGCTATGCAACCGCCCATTTTGGCAAGTGGCACCTTTGTAATGATCAAGTCCCCGATGGCCCCATGCCGCCGGCCTACGGCTACGACGAGTTCGGCGCATTCAATTTGCCCAGCGCGGCGACCGAGCAAATGCCCACCGCCGAAACCTGTTCTCGCGCCGTCGACTTCATCAAACGCCACAAAGATCGACCGTTCTTCGTCAACCTTTGGCTGCACGAAACCCATACGCCACATTATCCGCTGGAAAAACATCTCAAACAGTTCGAACATCTCAATGAGCAACAACAGGTCTACGCGGCGGTGGTGGCCGAAGCCGACGCAGGGGTCGGAAGCGTGCTCGATGCGTTGAAGGAATGCGGGATCGATGAAAACACGCTGGTGATTTTCTCTTCCGATAACGGGCCCGAGAGAACCGGCAAAAAGAAAGAGCAGGACGACGTCTCGACGGGACCCGGTCTGGGTTCGTTCTATTCCGTCGGAGAAACAGGCAAGCTCAAAGGCCGTAAGCGATCGCTTTATGCGGGTGGCGTTCGCGTACCGTTTATCGCCCGCTGGCCGGGCGTCGTTCCGTCGGGCAAAACCGACCGCGATTCGGTGCTCACCGCCGTCGATCTTCTGCCAACCTTCGCCACGTTGGCCGGAGCGACTTTGCCCGATGGTTATCAGCCGGACGGCATCAACATCATGAGTGCGTTGAAAGGAGAATCGTTTCAACGCGGCTTGCCGATTTTTTGGGAATGGGCTCCGGCCCGCAATCATCCAGAAATGTGGCCTCATCAGGGCATTCGCGATGGCAAATGGAAACTGTTGTTGAATAAAAAGCTGGGGCGTGCAGAACTCTATGACATCGATACCGACTGGGCGGAAACGTCCGATCTGTCGCAGGCCCATCCGGAAACCGTCGATCAGCTCACCCAACAAATTGATGCGTGGAAAAAGACCCTGCCCACGAACCCGCCCGAGTCGTGTTTTTCCAAACTAAGAAGTGAACCGGCAGGCTCCACCTCCAAGTAG
- a CDS encoding sulfatase family protein, protein MNIIQKKMPVDSSSRHPVYIIRFLLLVDGVLGMGFACNSSVRATAADAPARPNVIIVMADDLGIGDISPTNADCKIKTPHLQRLADEGLTFLDAHTPSSVCTPTRYGLLTGRYNWRSRLSRGVLKGTSEHLIPADRPTLGHLMKSAGYHTAMIGKWHLGWDWTKNGKDIDFSKPVANGPDINGFDQYYGHCGSLDMPPYVWVDTGMPTSVPVREEGATKEDSRYGWYRKGPIGQDFEINQVLPHLFDKSMAYVNERAEAAKSGKPFFLYLPLPAPHTPIVPVPPFKDASGINPYADFVHQVDHHMGELMATLVKAGVDDNTLVVFTSDNGCSNQANFEVLAEHDHHPSAGYRGHKADIYEGGHRVPLIIRWPGKVAVGQKTDAIACLTDIYTTLQSITGQPRESRGGEDGFDLSPLFQDLAAAPRDTLISHSISGNFAIRRGPWKLCLAHGSGGWSSPKEVDAKKQGLPPIQLFNLDDDKAEQTNLVDENPDKVEELLALLKQQVDNGRCTPGTELDNDRVVTISSEPAKR, encoded by the coding sequence GTGAACATAATTCAGAAAAAGATGCCGGTCGATTCTTCAAGCAGACATCCCGTTTACATCATCCGATTTTTGCTGCTCGTTGACGGCGTGCTGGGTATGGGCTTTGCGTGCAACTCATCAGTTAGAGCAACCGCTGCCGATGCTCCCGCCCGTCCGAACGTCATCATTGTTATGGCGGACGACCTGGGCATTGGAGACATTTCGCCAACCAATGCGGACTGCAAGATTAAGACGCCTCATCTGCAGCGCCTCGCTGACGAAGGTCTGACGTTCCTCGATGCACACACACCTAGTTCGGTTTGTACGCCCACGCGATATGGGTTGTTGACCGGACGCTACAACTGGCGTTCGCGGTTATCCAGGGGAGTGCTGAAAGGAACCAGTGAGCATTTGATTCCGGCGGATCGTCCAACGCTTGGCCACTTGATGAAATCAGCCGGTTACCACACTGCGATGATTGGCAAGTGGCACCTCGGTTGGGATTGGACCAAGAACGGCAAGGACATCGACTTCTCAAAACCGGTTGCGAATGGTCCGGACATCAATGGTTTTGACCAATACTACGGACACTGTGGTTCGCTTGACATGCCGCCCTACGTTTGGGTGGACACCGGAATGCCGACGTCGGTACCCGTGCGTGAAGAGGGCGCTACGAAAGAGGACTCACGTTATGGTTGGTATCGCAAAGGGCCCATTGGTCAGGATTTCGAGATCAACCAAGTGCTCCCGCATTTGTTCGACAAGTCGATGGCGTATGTCAACGAGCGTGCCGAAGCAGCAAAAAGCGGCAAGCCTTTCTTTCTTTACTTGCCGCTCCCGGCGCCCCACACCCCCATTGTTCCCGTGCCACCTTTCAAGGACGCCAGCGGGATCAATCCGTATGCCGATTTTGTACACCAGGTCGATCATCACATGGGTGAGTTGATGGCGACTTTGGTCAAAGCAGGCGTGGACGACAATACATTAGTGGTTTTCACCAGCGACAACGGCTGCTCGAACCAAGCCAATTTTGAGGTGCTTGCCGAGCATGATCATCATCCAAGCGCCGGCTACCGTGGTCACAAAGCCGACATCTACGAAGGTGGCCACCGAGTGCCACTGATCATTCGATGGCCCGGTAAGGTCGCGGTTGGTCAAAAGACCGACGCCATTGCCTGCCTTACCGACATCTATACAACACTTCAATCCATCACAGGACAACCTCGCGAATCACGAGGCGGTGAAGATGGCTTTGACTTGTCGCCATTGTTCCAAGATCTGGCGGCCGCTCCGCGGGACACACTGATCAGCCATAGCATCTCGGGGAATTTCGCCATTCGTCGTGGCCCTTGGAAACTGTGCTTGGCCCACGGCAGCGGCGGCTGGAGCAGTCCCAAAGAAGTGGACGCGAAAAAGCAAGGCCTGCCGCCGATACAATTGTTCAACCTGGACGACGACAAAGCCGAACAGACCAACCTCGTTGACGAAAATCCCGACAAAGTCGAGGAGCTTCTCGCCTTGCTTAAGCAACAAGTTGATAACGGCCGCTGTACGCCGGGCACCGAGCTAGACAATGATCGAGTGGTGACAATCAGTTCGGAACCAGCGAAGAGATAG
- a CDS encoding DUF1552 domain-containing protein has product MRMVCIGLEYGLQPAEFFPKAVGRNYEASKLLAPLSAIQNDFTVFSGLDHAGVSGGHRATHTFLSGIMSDQAKSHPEGNITVDQKAAEFVGAKTRFPSMQLGLGGGGVSWTRNGVKIPPKTSLQSIFDEMFLDTPESTKKQLSDSYKVDGSILDLVMEDAAALKKLGSQNDAEKLDEFFTSIREVEKRIVQSSAWLEKSRPKTDYTLPGRMPDSFYEEVPLFYDMMKLALQTDSTRVVSMGINEWRGSSGLPGVTKGYHDLTHHGHDPTKLKQLSIIETFHTAQLARFLESMKRTQASEDASLLDKTMVLFGSGMGNASSHSTRNLPIILAGGGFEHGEHKTYTASNGEDTPACNLFLSMLQRFGVESDQFGTSTGTLEGLN; this is encoded by the coding sequence ATGAGAATGGTGTGCATCGGTCTGGAATACGGTTTGCAACCTGCCGAGTTCTTTCCGAAAGCCGTTGGGCGAAACTACGAGGCTTCCAAGTTGCTGGCCCCGCTGTCTGCGATCCAAAACGACTTCACAGTGTTCTCGGGATTGGATCACGCTGGCGTCAGTGGTGGGCACCGCGCCACACATACGTTTTTGTCGGGAATCATGTCCGATCAGGCAAAGTCTCATCCAGAAGGAAACATCACCGTCGATCAAAAGGCGGCCGAGTTCGTCGGTGCCAAGACGCGATTCCCATCGATGCAGCTCGGACTTGGCGGGGGCGGCGTTTCGTGGACGCGAAATGGAGTGAAGATCCCACCCAAAACGAGTCTGCAATCAATCTTTGACGAGATGTTTCTTGATACACCGGAATCGACCAAGAAACAGCTTTCGGATTCCTACAAGGTCGACGGCAGCATCCTTGATCTCGTGATGGAGGACGCGGCGGCGCTTAAAAAACTAGGAAGTCAAAATGATGCAGAGAAACTCGATGAGTTCTTTACCTCGATCCGCGAGGTCGAAAAACGAATCGTCCAGTCGTCCGCTTGGCTGGAGAAATCCAGGCCGAAAACGGACTACACGCTGCCGGGTCGAATGCCAGACAGCTTCTACGAGGAAGTGCCTCTCTTCTACGACATGATGAAGCTCGCGTTGCAGACCGATTCGACTCGTGTGGTGTCCATGGGAATCAACGAATGGCGAGGCTCATCCGGACTGCCGGGGGTGACAAAGGGTTACCACGACCTGACGCACCACGGCCACGATCCCACCAAGCTCAAGCAGCTTTCCATCATTGAAACGTTTCATACCGCTCAGCTTGCGAGATTCCTTGAAAGCATGAAACGCACCCAGGCATCCGAAGACGCTTCATTGCTCGACAAGACAATGGTGCTCTTCGGAAGTGGCATGGGCAACGCGAGTTCTCACTCGACCCGCAATCTTCCCATCATCCTCGCCGGAGGCGGCTTCGAGCATGGCGAGCACAAGACTTACACGGCCAGCAACGGAGAAGACACACCTGCCTGCAACTTGTTCTTGTCGATGCTGCAGCGTTTCGGAGTTGAATCAGACCAATTCGGAACAAGTACCGGAACACTGGAGGGATTGAACTGA
- a CDS encoding DUF1592 domain-containing protein → MARSFRRSRRTEQTHYRKRDVSLISFGHCVVFATMMIQGVLIPDSRIQAQAVETEFDQSAFVRDNCIRCHNAEEQKGDRSFSLLDSDLDGEEAARQWQDILDVLNLGEMPPEDEPQPKADETKQFVAVVTRQLQAFYESNKASTESHVRRLNRYEYRNTIQDLCGINLESFDPTSYFPVDERKDGFDNIGEELVFSDYLLQRQLDAASQVIDKAFHANTKNDTTLERFMPNDMCNRKFHFRPQITFMVNVDGSYVDVGHGDKKSDRVLSKNYKGVPADGYYTIRVKAEGINREYPYDPKLMRVNRDEPITMEVLVANPRVGGRLTGNPTDRSIAVVPLKDHEATIYEFRTWMDKGFVPLVRYLNGPYPIKATLRRIIPKYHLDAVPSNWLSGTADHPAEQLDAWISDVYQGPRMRIHHIELDGPEPMPASIASRTVSLGKESADTHSIDPGIAIEGFLFRAFRRPPRESEINRYRAFMNARLTLGESEETALRTTFKAILCSPNFLYVESPHDESDPADTAFRLASRLSYLLWSSMPDDELFELAENGRLVDPDVLVAQAMRMLKDPKANAFTEHFTDSWLRLNDLGSMPPDLKKFAAYHKLNLQPMMISETRLFFDHILKNNLSIEHFIDSDFTFLNQQLANHYGIKGVDGDEFQKVSLPPESMRGGLLGHASILTATSNGVETSPVTRGIWLLENILGTPPSPPPPDVEPLEPDIRGATTIREQLEKHRKVATCAECHRKIDPPGFALESFDPIGSLRTVYSSGNEKSRRVVDTAGRLATGEEFQDITELKQRLLERKDQFSQCLTEKMLTYALGRELVFQDRPHVDEIAEELAHRGYGLRDLVELTVSSQPFRD, encoded by the coding sequence ATGGCCAGAAGTTTTCGGCGTTCCCGCCGCACCGAACAGACCCACTACCGAAAACGCGATGTCTCCTTGATATCGTTTGGTCACTGCGTGGTCTTCGCCACAATGATGATTCAGGGCGTGCTGATCCCAGACTCACGGATTCAGGCACAAGCGGTCGAAACTGAATTCGACCAAAGTGCTTTCGTGCGAGACAACTGCATTCGCTGCCATAACGCAGAGGAGCAAAAAGGTGACCGAAGTTTCAGTTTGCTGGATTCGGACCTCGATGGAGAAGAGGCCGCTCGCCAATGGCAAGACATCCTTGACGTGCTCAACCTTGGTGAGATGCCTCCCGAAGATGAACCTCAGCCTAAGGCGGATGAAACCAAGCAATTCGTTGCCGTTGTCACGCGCCAACTGCAAGCATTCTACGAGTCAAACAAAGCAAGCACGGAATCCCACGTTCGTCGATTGAATCGTTACGAGTATCGAAACACGATTCAAGATCTGTGTGGCATCAACCTTGAGTCCTTCGACCCGACATCCTACTTTCCGGTCGACGAGCGAAAGGATGGGTTCGACAACATTGGCGAAGAATTGGTCTTCTCCGACTACCTCTTGCAGCGTCAACTCGATGCCGCGTCGCAGGTCATCGACAAGGCGTTCCATGCGAACACGAAAAACGATACGACGCTCGAGCGGTTCATGCCCAACGACATGTGCAATCGCAAGTTTCATTTTCGACCGCAAATTACTTTTATGGTCAACGTCGACGGCAGCTACGTGGACGTAGGGCACGGCGATAAAAAGTCGGACCGTGTTCTCTCGAAGAACTACAAAGGAGTTCCGGCGGACGGCTACTACACGATTCGGGTCAAGGCCGAAGGAATCAATCGCGAGTATCCCTACGATCCCAAACTCATGCGGGTCAATCGCGACGAGCCGATCACGATGGAGGTACTTGTCGCGAATCCAAGGGTCGGCGGTCGTTTAACTGGCAACCCAACCGATCGAAGCATCGCGGTTGTCCCGCTCAAAGACCATGAGGCCACGATTTACGAGTTTCGGACCTGGATGGACAAGGGATTCGTTCCACTGGTGCGATATCTCAACGGCCCTTACCCAATCAAAGCAACTTTGAGACGGATCATTCCCAAATACCACCTCGATGCGGTGCCGAGTAACTGGCTCAGTGGGACTGCTGACCATCCTGCCGAGCAATTGGATGCCTGGATATCGGACGTCTATCAAGGCCCACGCATGCGAATTCACCACATTGAGCTGGACGGCCCCGAACCCATGCCGGCAAGCATCGCCAGCCGTACCGTTTCATTGGGAAAAGAGTCTGCGGACACGCACTCCATCGACCCTGGAATTGCGATCGAAGGATTCTTGTTTCGGGCGTTTCGTCGGCCGCCGCGTGAATCGGAAATCAATCGCTATCGAGCATTCATGAACGCTCGACTGACATTGGGGGAATCCGAAGAGACGGCGTTGCGCACCACTTTCAAAGCCATTCTGTGCTCACCGAACTTTCTTTACGTCGAATCGCCTCACGACGAATCAGATCCGGCCGACACGGCATTTCGACTTGCCTCCCGACTGTCCTATTTGCTCTGGAGTTCCATGCCGGACGACGAATTGTTCGAGTTGGCGGAAAACGGAAGACTCGTCGATCCCGATGTGCTGGTTGCTCAAGCCATGCGAATGCTCAAGGACCCCAAAGCAAACGCATTCACCGAGCATTTTACCGACAGTTGGCTGCGTCTGAATGACCTCGGATCGATGCCGCCCGACCTCAAGAAATTCGCCGCTTACCACAAGCTGAACCTTCAACCGATGATGATCAGCGAGACTCGCCTGTTCTTTGATCACATTCTCAAGAACAACCTGAGCATCGAGCATTTCATTGATTCGGATTTTACGTTTCTGAATCAACAGCTCGCCAATCACTATGGCATCAAGGGTGTCGACGGCGATGAATTTCAAAAAGTGTCGCTGCCGCCCGAATCCATGCGAGGTGGTTTGCTGGGACACGCGAGCATTCTGACGGCGACATCCAACGGCGTGGAAACCTCACCGGTCACTCGTGGGATTTGGCTACTGGAAAACATACTTGGAACCCCACCATCGCCTCCGCCGCCCGATGTCGAACCCCTCGAACCCGATATCCGAGGCGCCACGACCATCCGGGAGCAGCTTGAGAAACACCGTAAAGTGGCAACCTGTGCGGAGTGTCATCGGAAGATTGATCCGCCTGGCTTCGCACTCGAGAGCTTTGACCCCATTGGTTCCCTACGCACTGTCTACAGCAGTGGAAATGAGAAGTCGCGCAGAGTAGTCGATACAGCCGGCAGACTCGCGACCGGCGAGGAATTTCAAGACATCACGGAGTTGAAACAACGACTGCTTGAGCGCAAAGATCAGTTCTCGCAATGTCTCACTGAGAAAATGCTAACCTACGCACTCGGTCGAGAGCTCGTCTTCCAAGACCGGCCCCATGTCGATGAGATTGCCGAAGAGCTTGCCCACCGCGGTTATGGACTCCGAGATTTAGTCGAACTGACGGTTTCAAGTCAACCGTTTCGTGACTAA